One region of Sphingomonas adhaesiva genomic DNA includes:
- a CDS encoding M20/M25/M40 family metallo-hydrolase, which yields MRKVGLIAAAVMAAVPVAAGAQARADEKAFFDLYKEMVETNTVAKVGSCTKAAAQVGARLKAAGYADGDITYFSVPEHPQDGGIVAVLKGTDAGVKPMLLLGHLDVVEAKRADWQRDPFTLVEEGGYYYARGTVDDKAMSAIWADAMVRFKQQGYRPKRTIKLALTCGEETTWAFNGAQWLAQNKPDLIAAEFALNEGGGGLLDAKGRRQLLSVQVGEKAAQNYTLLATNPGGHSSAPTPENAIYELADAIKAVQGYEFPVKFTDTTRAFFAANARMRGGELGGAITRLLADPQDKAADAIVSRDKVMHSTLRTTCVATLVEAGHAENALPQRATANVNCRIFPGETVDTTLATLKELAGPKVTVTANQPIRPIAVPPALDPKIIGPMEAVAKKHFPGVPMLPTMSTGATDGIFLEAIGIPVYGAPGTFLDPDFNGIHGLNERIRVSSLYGARDYLFDLVKAYAG from the coding sequence ATGCGCAAGGTGGGTTTGATCGCCGCGGCCGTGATGGCGGCGGTGCCGGTGGCAGCGGGAGCGCAGGCGCGCGCGGACGAAAAGGCGTTCTTCGACCTCTACAAGGAGATGGTCGAAACCAACACCGTCGCGAAGGTCGGCAGCTGCACCAAGGCCGCGGCGCAGGTGGGCGCGCGGCTGAAGGCGGCCGGCTATGCCGATGGCGACATCACCTATTTCTCGGTCCCCGAGCATCCCCAGGACGGCGGCATCGTCGCCGTGCTCAAGGGGACCGACGCGGGCGTGAAGCCGATGCTGCTGCTCGGGCACCTCGACGTGGTCGAGGCGAAGCGCGCCGACTGGCAGCGCGATCCGTTCACGCTCGTCGAGGAGGGCGGCTATTATTATGCCCGCGGCACCGTCGATGACAAGGCGATGTCCGCGATCTGGGCCGACGCCATGGTCCGCTTCAAGCAGCAGGGCTACCGCCCGAAGCGCACGATCAAGCTGGCGCTGACCTGCGGCGAGGAGACGACCTGGGCCTTCAACGGCGCGCAGTGGCTGGCGCAGAACAAGCCCGACCTGATCGCCGCCGAATTCGCGCTGAACGAGGGCGGCGGCGGGCTGCTCGATGCCAAGGGCAGGCGCCAGCTGCTGAGCGTCCAGGTGGGCGAGAAGGCGGCGCAGAACTATACGCTGCTGGCGACCAACCCCGGCGGGCACAGCTCGGCGCCGACGCCGGAAAATGCCATCTACGAGCTGGCCGACGCGATCAAGGCGGTGCAGGGCTACGAATTTCCGGTGAAGTTCACCGACACCACCCGCGCCTTCTTCGCCGCCAATGCCAGGATGCGCGGCGGCGAGCTGGGCGGCGCGATCACCCGGCTGCTCGCCGATCCGCAGGACAAGGCGGCGGATGCGATCGTCAGCCGCGACAAGGTCATGCACTCGACGCTGCGCACCACCTGCGTCGCGACACTGGTCGAGGCGGGCCATGCGGAGAACGCGCTGCCGCAGCGCGCCACCGCGAACGTCAACTGCCGCATCTTCCCCGGCGAGACGGTCGATACCACGCTCGCGACGCTGAAGGAGTTGGCCGGGCCCAAGGTGACGGTCACCGCCAACCAGCCGATCCGCCCGATCGCGGTCCCCCCGGCGCTCGACCCGAAGATCATCGGGCCGATGGAGGCGGTCGCGAAGAAGCACTTCCCCGGCGTGCCGATGCTGCCGACCATGTCGACCGGCGCCACCGACGGCATCTTCCTGGAGGCGATCGGCATCCCGGTCTATGGCGCGCCGGGCACGTTCCTCGATCCCGACTTCAACGGCATCCATGGCCTGAACGAGCGTATCCGGGTGTCGTCGCTGTACGGCGCGCGCGATTATCTGTTCGATCTGGTGAAGGCCTACGCGGGGTAG